The following coding sequences lie in one Oryctolagus cuniculus chromosome 7, mOryCun1.1, whole genome shotgun sequence genomic window:
- the HJV gene encoding hemojuvelin isoform X1, whose protein sequence is MGDPGQFRSPRPHHGSPPTLSTLTLLLLLCGHAHSQCKILRCNAEYVSSTLSLRSGGSPGGLRGGGGSGGRAGGAGSGGLCRALRSYALCTRRTARTCRGDLAFHSAVHGIEDLMIQHNCSRQGPTAPPPPRGPALPGAGPGPPTPDPCDYEGQFSRLHGRPPGFLHCASFGDPHVRSFHHHFHTCRVQGAWPLLDNDFLFVQATSSPVATGANATTTRKLTIIFKNMQECIDQKVYQAEVDNLPAAFEDGSINGGDRPGGSSLSIQTANPGSHVEIRAAYIGTTIIIRQTAGQLSFSIKVAEDVARAFSAEQDLQLCVGGCPPSQRLSRSERSRRGAITIDTARQLCKEGLPVEDAYFHSCVFDVLISGDPNFTAAAQAALEDARAFLPDLEKLHLFPSDVGVPLSTATFLASLLSGLSVLWLCIQ, encoded by the exons ATGGGGGATCCAGGCCAGTTCCGTAGTCCCCGGCCCCACCACGGCAGTCCCCCAACTCTAAGCACTCTCACTCTTCTGCTGCTCCTCTGTGGACATG CTCATTCGCAATGCAAGATCCTCCGCTGCAATGCTGAGTATGTATCGTCCACCCTGAGCCTTAGAAGTGGGGGTTCGCCAGGAGGGCTTCGAgggggcggcggcagcggcggccgaGCAGGAGGAGCCGGCTCCGGCGGCCTCTGTCGGGCGCTGCGCTCCTACGCGCTCTGCACTCGGCGCACGGCCCGCACCTGCCGCGGAGATCTTGCCTTCCACTCCGCCGTGCACGGCATCGAGGATCTCATGATTCAGCATAACTGCTCCCGCCAGGGCCCTACggctcctcccccgccccgcggccctgCCCTTCCAGGAGCAGGTCCTGGCCCCCCAACCCCAGACCCCTGCGACTACGAAGGCCAGTTTTCGCGGCTGCACGGTCGTCCCCCGGGCTTCTTGCACTGCGCCTCCTTCGGGGACCCCCACGTGCGCAGCTTCCACCACCACTTTCACACGTGCCGTGTCCAAGGAGCTTGGCCCCTGCTGGATAACGACTTCCTCTTTGTCCAGGCCACCAGCTCCCCCGTGGCAACGGGGGCCAACGCCACCACCACCCGGAAG CTCACCATCATATTTAAGAACATGCAGGAGTGCATCGATCAGAAGGTCTACCAGGCCGAGGTGGACAATCTTCCCGCAGCCTTTGAAGATGGTTCTATCAATGGAGGCGACCGACCTGGGGGCTCAAGTCTGTCCATTCAGACTGCTAACCCTGGGAGCCACGTGGAGATCCGAGCCGCCTATATCGGCACAACTATAATCATTCGGCAGACAGCTGGGCAGCTCTCCTTTTCGATCAAGGTAGCAGAGGATGTGGCCAGGGCCTTCTCGGCTGAGCAGGACCTGCAGCTCTGCGTTGGGGGGTGCCCGCCAAGTCAGCGGCTCTCCCGCTCAGAGCGCAGTCGCCGGGGAGCTATCACCATAGACACTGCCAGACAGCTGTGCAAGGAGGGGCTTCCGGTTGAAGATGCTTACTTCCATTCCTGTGTCTTTGATGTGTTAATCTCTGGTGACCCCAACTTCACTGCAGCAGCTCAGGCAGCTCTGGAAGATGCGCGCGCCTTCCTCCCGGACTTAGAAAAGCTGCACCTCTTCCCCTCAGATGTTGGGGTCCCTCTCTCCACAGCCACCTTCCTTGCCTCACTCCTTTCCGGACTCTCTGTTCTGTGGCTTTGCATCCAATAA
- the HJV gene encoding hemojuvelin isoform X2, giving the protein MIQHNCSRQGPTAPPPPRGPALPGAGPGPPTPDPCDYEGQFSRLHGRPPGFLHCASFGDPHVRSFHHHFHTCRVQGAWPLLDNDFLFVQATSSPVATGANATTTRKLTIIFKNMQECIDQKVYQAEVDNLPAAFEDGSINGGDRPGGSSLSIQTANPGSHVEIRAAYIGTTIIIRQTAGQLSFSIKVAEDVARAFSAEQDLQLCVGGCPPSQRLSRSERSRRGAITIDTARQLCKEGLPVEDAYFHSCVFDVLISGDPNFTAAAQAALEDARAFLPDLEKLHLFPSDVGVPLSTATFLASLLSGLSVLWLCIQ; this is encoded by the exons ATGATTCAGCATAACTGCTCCCGCCAGGGCCCTACggctcctcccccgccccgcggccctgCCCTTCCAGGAGCAGGTCCTGGCCCCCCAACCCCAGACCCCTGCGACTACGAAGGCCAGTTTTCGCGGCTGCACGGTCGTCCCCCGGGCTTCTTGCACTGCGCCTCCTTCGGGGACCCCCACGTGCGCAGCTTCCACCACCACTTTCACACGTGCCGTGTCCAAGGAGCTTGGCCCCTGCTGGATAACGACTTCCTCTTTGTCCAGGCCACCAGCTCCCCCGTGGCAACGGGGGCCAACGCCACCACCACCCGGAAG CTCACCATCATATTTAAGAACATGCAGGAGTGCATCGATCAGAAGGTCTACCAGGCCGAGGTGGACAATCTTCCCGCAGCCTTTGAAGATGGTTCTATCAATGGAGGCGACCGACCTGGGGGCTCAAGTCTGTCCATTCAGACTGCTAACCCTGGGAGCCACGTGGAGATCCGAGCCGCCTATATCGGCACAACTATAATCATTCGGCAGACAGCTGGGCAGCTCTCCTTTTCGATCAAGGTAGCAGAGGATGTGGCCAGGGCCTTCTCGGCTGAGCAGGACCTGCAGCTCTGCGTTGGGGGGTGCCCGCCAAGTCAGCGGCTCTCCCGCTCAGAGCGCAGTCGCCGGGGAGCTATCACCATAGACACTGCCAGACAGCTGTGCAAGGAGGGGCTTCCGGTTGAAGATGCTTACTTCCATTCCTGTGTCTTTGATGTGTTAATCTCTGGTGACCCCAACTTCACTGCAGCAGCTCAGGCAGCTCTGGAAGATGCGCGCGCCTTCCTCCCGGACTTAGAAAAGCTGCACCTCTTCCCCTCAGATGTTGGGGTCCCTCTCTCCACAGCCACCTTCCTTGCCTCACTCCTTTCCGGACTCTCTGTTCTGTGGCTTTGCATCCAATAA
- the HJV gene encoding hemojuvelin isoform X3, which translates to MQECIDQKVYQAEVDNLPAAFEDGSINGGDRPGGSSLSIQTANPGSHVEIRAAYIGTTIIIRQTAGQLSFSIKVAEDVARAFSAEQDLQLCVGGCPPSQRLSRSERSRRGAITIDTARQLCKEGLPVEDAYFHSCVFDVLISGDPNFTAAAQAALEDARAFLPDLEKLHLFPSDVGVPLSTATFLASLLSGLSVLWLCIQ; encoded by the coding sequence ATGCAGGAGTGCATCGATCAGAAGGTCTACCAGGCCGAGGTGGACAATCTTCCCGCAGCCTTTGAAGATGGTTCTATCAATGGAGGCGACCGACCTGGGGGCTCAAGTCTGTCCATTCAGACTGCTAACCCTGGGAGCCACGTGGAGATCCGAGCCGCCTATATCGGCACAACTATAATCATTCGGCAGACAGCTGGGCAGCTCTCCTTTTCGATCAAGGTAGCAGAGGATGTGGCCAGGGCCTTCTCGGCTGAGCAGGACCTGCAGCTCTGCGTTGGGGGGTGCCCGCCAAGTCAGCGGCTCTCCCGCTCAGAGCGCAGTCGCCGGGGAGCTATCACCATAGACACTGCCAGACAGCTGTGCAAGGAGGGGCTTCCGGTTGAAGATGCTTACTTCCATTCCTGTGTCTTTGATGTGTTAATCTCTGGTGACCCCAACTTCACTGCAGCAGCTCAGGCAGCTCTGGAAGATGCGCGCGCCTTCCTCCCGGACTTAGAAAAGCTGCACCTCTTCCCCTCAGATGTTGGGGTCCCTCTCTCCACAGCCACCTTCCTTGCCTCACTCCTTTCCGGACTCTCTGTTCTGTGGCTTTGCATCCAATAA
- the LOC103350073 gene encoding metallothionein-II, hippocampal-like, which produces MEPSCSCITSDSCTCASSCTCMSCRKSCCPVGCVQCAQGCICKGASNKCSCCAPESLAPTCK; this is translated from the coding sequence atggagcccagctgctcctgcaTCACCAGTGACTCCTGCACCTGTGCCAGCTCTTGCACATGCATGTCCTGCAGGAAGAGCTGCTGCCCAGTGGGCTGTGTCCAGTGTGCCCAGGGCTGCATCTGCAAAGGGGCATCAAACAAATGCAGCTGCTGCGCCCCTGAGAGCCTGGCTCCCACATGCAAATAG